One part of the Lycium ferocissimum isolate CSIRO_LF1 chromosome 8, AGI_CSIRO_Lferr_CH_V1, whole genome shotgun sequence genome encodes these proteins:
- the LOC132067960 gene encoding uncharacterized protein LOC132067960: MLNHHCLRRRLTVRRGGEFKELCVYCSWMPCAILSASLAIFSLFFGQMNALPISSDLGYLFLQLSWFRRVFIFTNSLGLPGVYMKSLSSVIQENDQYSEEHTKLLLY, encoded by the exons ATGTTGAATCATCATTGTCTTCGACGACGGTTAACGGTGCGTCGAGGAGGAGAATTTAAGGAACTATGTGTATACTGCAGTTGGATGCCGTGTGCGATTTTGAGTGCTTCTTTAGctattttctctttgttttttgggCAGATGAATGCTTTACCTATTTCTTCTGATTTAGGGTATTTATTTTTGCAGCTTTCTTGGTTTCGTAG GGTGTTTATTTTCACAAATTCTCTTGGTTTGCCAGGTGTGTATATGAAATCTCTATCGTCTGTGATCCAG GAGAACGACCAATACAGTGAAGAACATACCAAG CTCCTTTTATATTGA